TACTGATTTTTGTTTGCAAATGCACATGCATAGATCTGCTGTATTACGAAGATTCTATGCATAGGAACATATTTAGATTGAAAGCAATGCGGAAGCAAACATGAATATGTTGCCAATTAGATGCTTTagcaaatattcaataaaaaaatcatcCCGTTTATATATGTTGCAACGACCTTGGATGGTACGgatttcaaaaaattaaatcaaccTAATTTTTCATCAATCAATTACTTATCGTCGCAGTGGTCGAGTGGTTAGCGTGTTTGACTACAAAGACGAAATTTTCGAGTTCGAAACCTCATcttgtcaactttttttttccaacttatttttttctttcctgtttagtattttttcattaaatatatttcaatggcATGCCTCAATtacgaaatgttttatttttcatttgcacAGGAGCTAAATGATCTTCTGCCATGCTTTGGATTGACAGACCAAACTAACATTGGCCGTTCTGCAGCAACTTATGATACTGATACTGATATTGATGAGGTGCAAGATGTTAGCATTGAATCCCGTCTTCAAAGATATTACACTGCTACCCCCCTTGCAGAGGAATACGGTAATGAATCAGAAAATCAAGTTAATGAAGACACTAATGTAAATAGTGAAGATCCACAGTGTGATATTAACAATGTGAAAACCATTTATGACAGTGGATGCAAATGTACAAAAAACTGCTTCAGTAACTTTACTTTTTCCCAGATTGAATCGAACATTCTTAATGTAAGGGAAATGACAAAAAGTGAAAAGGAAATGCTAATTATGGGCACTCTAAAGAGGATAATCTCTGATGCTAGATGTAAGGGAAATCGTAAACGTTCACGATATGAATATGTGTTTGAGGGTGTAACAGTGTGCCATGAAACATTTCTAGTGGTGTTTGATATTAAAGACAGACAACTGAGAAACATTAAACATCACATGGAAGAACATGGTGCTCAGCCTCGTGTTCACGGCCACAGCGGTAGACGTGCCCCCAACGCATTTCCTCCTGAAGTAATTAAGGACGCAGTGCAATATATACTGAGCTACGCAAACGAAGAGGGACTCCCTCAGCCTGCGGCACCAAGAGGGCGAGAGGACGAGGCCCCAATTTACTTACCATCCTCGGACACAAAGCAGTCCATACACAGTGAGTATGTAAAACGTTGTATGGAAGCTGAAAGAGGTATGTTGGTTTAACAACATTTAAAGACATATGGAAAAATTGTTTGCCACATATAAAAATAGCCTCTCCAAAGGAAGATGTGTGCAAAGTATGTGAGGACTGTAAGCAGGATATCAAGCTTGCCATGAgcgaaaatgacaaaatacttgcAACACAGAAGTACCACAATCATGTACTCCAAGCCAGGAAAGAAAGGGAACTATACGTAGAATGCGTGGAAAGGTCAACAGCAATGTTTGTTAACCGGGCACAACAAGACCAGGCTGCGGGAGATGGATTTTCGACAGACGACGTACATTACACGTTCGACTTTAGTCAGTATGTCAAGTTGCCTCACCATGCGCAAGAAAAGGGACCCACATTCTTCATTCAACCAAGAAGAGTGCAGgtattacaaataaattaattatactTTTGCTTTGTTTCTGTGATGGAAATAATGGTAGtatattcatacaaaaaaaaaaaaattataatattttttcacaatCAACATTATCAAGATAGTTACATTATATCCTTTCAAATTCGttcttaaatt
This window of the Mercenaria mercenaria strain notata chromosome 5, MADL_Memer_1, whole genome shotgun sequence genome carries:
- the LOC123562508 gene encoding uncharacterized protein LOC123562508 — its product is MFYFSFAQELNDLLPCFGLTDQTNIGRSAATYDTDTDIDEVQDVSIESRLQRYYTATPLAEEYGNESENQVNEDTNVNSEDPQCDINNVKTIYDSGCKCTKNCFSNFTFSQIESNILNVREMTKSEKEMLIMGTLKRIISDARCKGNRKRSRYEYVFEGVTVCHETFLVVFDIKDRQLRNIKHHMEEHGAQPRVHGHSGRRAPNAFPPERYVGLTTFKDIWKNCLPHIKIASPKEDVCKVCEDCKQDIKLAMSENDKILATQKYHNHVLQARKERELYVECVERSTAMFVNRAQQDQAAGDGFSTDDVHYTFDFSQYVKLPHHAQEKGPTFFIQPRRVQIFGFRADGYKQYNYLIDEDQTIGKDGQNVHGPDSVISMIDHAFHTFGTGETECGIHADNCFGQNKNRYVLAYLSWRTMTGRHRTIRYMMQLPGHTRCLIDAGFGTIKKLYRRSNCDTLQHVVDVVHKSAHSNVPVTYDENGWEWRDWKMFLGDRFKKVPNISKYYHFRFTSSEPGVVYMKVAADDTEEIRFVICKTNYLRMDTYDLSSVIRPAGLSKERQMYLYRHVRPLVRRPFQDVLCPPPASDD